The genomic window taaagTAGAAAGGTTGGGTCTTTAttccaaaataaatttattactaAGATAATTGGCTTTAATTACtagaaataataaaaaggtTTCTTTTACAATAATCCAACCTTTTTTACACATAATCcaatcatatttaatatttaattaccGATTAAAAACATCgtctaattatattttttatagaataatTTATATCAATTGTTAGTCACATAGTTATGTATGTAGGGATTGTAATTAGAATCCTAAACACGCTactcatttattttaaaatgaaatgaaattccTAACTACTAAATTACTTAACTAAcaataaatcatcaaattattTGATTAACCGATAATATATAAAGACATCATGATAAGATATACTTAGATTATAATtgtgtatttatttttgttagaaaatgtaaaattaaaatcgtGTTTATCCATCTAgtctaatttttaaattaaattaaatgttttgatcttatcaaaaattaaataaattaaatgttttgatattttacaaCAATTCacagtatttatttataacGAATGGACCATTCTCTCCTTCATTCAGCATCACAATAAAAGCGAAAATTTGGTTATTTCACGTGAAACGCAACGCATTATATCGTTATTGTTCGCTCCTTCGATGGTGACGGTGGCGATGGAAGACAACGAAACCTGCGGCAGCGGAGTTCACCACCGCacgtcttcttcttcatcaattCCTGGACAAACTCGTCATCACCGCCAGAAACTCGAAGTATACAATGAAATTCTCCGTCGTCTTAACGATTCCGGCAACGAAGAAGCTATGCAACCTGGCTTCAGCGATCAGCTTTGGGCTCACTTCAACCGTCTTCCTTCACGGTCATTTCCTCGCATTTTCTCTTCGCATCTCTATAACTATCTTTTTACAGCTTTTTTATTCTTCTCGTtcgtgtgttttttctttttttttttgtgtgaatcttcttttattttatttttgtgaatttttgtGATTATGTTTATGTAATTATTTGAGGTTTTTGCAGTGGATTCATTTCGTTTTAAGCGTGAATTTATCAAGTGGAATCGATTAACAgtgattttttgttattctctatAAACCGTGTGCATGCAATATATTGAATCTTGATAATTGGCTTTGGCTTTGGCTTCGttgatttttatgatttcaTTTAGTTGATGATTTAGTATTGTTGATTAGGTTTAcgtgttttaattttaaatttttgttttatttgaatatatttttaaaatatttttggttttgagTTTTGGAGAGAGATTTGAATTTGAGGGTATTCTGTAATGCAGGTATGCGTTAGATGTGAATGTGGAAAGGGCAGAAGATGTTCTTATGCATAAGAGATTACTACATTTAGCACATGATCCTGCTAATAGACCTCAAATTGAAATTCGCTTAGTTCAGGTAACTTGACCCTTGCAGTGTTCTGTTCTGCATGCtattaatttcaaatttttgtaGTTTTCATTTCTTAGTGCTTTCGTGTGGTGCGGCATATGAAGCATGGATACAAACACGAACACTGAGACgtcaacaccgataataatttgagaaaatgacagaAGTCATTGTAATCATATGTGTCGTGTTCTTGTGGAGTATCTGTGCTTCATAGCGTGCAGCATTGTTGTTTTGCTGTGTTTTATTGACAAGTGGTTCATTTCATTCTTGGTGGAGGATTACCATTTTAAATGGACATGTTCCAATCAGGGATTGCGTGTAATACTAATACCTATGTGCTTTAACAAAGTCAAGCATTTTAAGTTTAATGAAGTTGCAGCACACCCTTTGgaacttatttattttgtgaattaattatagtttattcaagtagatttttttttctgccTAGACTCTCAAGTCTTGAATGAGAAGTTTTCTTTCACATGCAGCTGAAATACAAATTCATAAGAGTCATTAAAGCAGTAACATATCTGTCACAGTTCATTATCTTGCCGTACCACAACCATATTAGCATACCATACTCCAATTGTGTTTCTGCTTTATATGTGATTTGAAGTTAAATTTATTAGGTATAGTGGTGAGAAGGTGTAAACTGAGGTGAAAAAAAGAATGGTTACTCATATTAGGAAATTCAAGTCAATTTTTAAACACTTACTTGTAACTGTGAAATAAGATGTACTTTTACTTTCAACATACGAGTCTTGGTTTGGGTTTGTCCTCATGAGcacaattaataattatgatGTACGTGTATGATATATGATGCTGGAGTACTATAATCAGCATGCCTTGAATTTCTCATCACCTCCTTGACCGAAGAAATATAGCACATTTTGAGTTTCAACTTGTTTTCATACAGCATTGTTGATGATTCATTTGAGCCACTTTTAGTATACTAGCTTTGTAGTTGAGGAAAATCTCTTACAGATTTCTTTTGTTGACGTGTCATCAGTATGTCTGAATATTTTCTTTCACAAAGATCAAACTGCATTTGTCTGGTACTCTGGTTGAATTGTCTCTTTTTAAgtattcaaatatttttctatCTTACATCTGAATTATAAAGATCACGGCTTTCCCCCGTGGTATTCAAGTTCTTCTCAGTTTCAGTTTTTGTATCTTGAGTGGTATGGTTCATATCATTTTCTTTGTTACATGTGGACAATATCATTTTGGCATTGGAATTTTGGTGCAGCTTCATTCCTCATCAGATGAGAACACACCCGACACTTTCCAATCATATGCTCCTGGCGAGGATTCTGTTCAAAGCTCTTTGAAGTACTCAAGCAGACAGGGGTATCATTTTCTCACTTATCCTCATTTCATAAAAAGTGAACTTTTTGGGTGCTCTTATCATAAAGCTCAAGTAATAGCTGTGTGTAACGCACCACCAATTATTCTAGTTCATGGGCTTAATGGCTGTAATATGAAATTCTGATTctgttttctcttttttatttgtcgGTAGTATACATCCACCTCCTGCTTTTGGTTCTTCTCCTAATCTTGAAGCACTGGCTCTTGAAGAAAATGATTCCAATGACTTAGAAGAGGAGCGATCTTTGCATGACAGTAGGCCCATGCATGAAATCACCTTCTCAACAGATGACAAGCCAAAGCTTCTCAGCCAGGTATGTGATAACTTTCCTTATCAAAATATTATGCATATTAAAACCTCCTTATGGCTTATTCCTAAACAAGTAGCACAAATTTGGAGTTCATCAATTTTGGTTCATATATTACTGAAATTCACGATTAATGGTTGAGACAACATTTGACTCGGCTGGCACAGGCATTCAACCCTAACCTACACACAGTCATCCTACTTATGTAAACTTAATTAGGACTAACTTTGAACCTTGTGTGATAAATGAGAGCATCTCAAAGGTGTGGTTTCTTCTGCAGTTAACTGCTTTGCTTGCTGAGGTTGGACTGAACATCCAAGAAGCACATGCTTTTTCCACAAATGATGGTTACTCTTTAGATGTGTTTGTTGTTGAAGGATGGCCCTATGAGGTATGTTGGTGATCATTTTGTTATCGTTACCAGTTTGTTGGGATGGATACATATTGGAATAAAAGTGAGCAGTTTCTTTCAAAATATAATGCCATTGACCCTTATACTTATCTTGAAATAGATAATATTAGAATTCATATTCATTTAAACTATGTTACAACTCCATATTTCAGTTCACAAGCACCGGCTTATCAACCAGACTGACTCGAATCTGCTTTTATTGTATTCTAGAATACTTTGTTATGTCACTGTCTGCCATCAGTTTCATGCTCTTAATATTGTCTAAGTATTTTCAAAAGGCTTAGCTAATGGGGCTTTCTTTGATTATTTTTGGTTTGAAAACAGGAAACAGAGAAGCTAAAAGAAACTTTGGAAAAAGAAGTCTTGAAGATTGAGGTAACTCTGGCCATTTTCTCTGTTTCTAGATGACAGCTATATAGTAAATTTGAAAACATTGGGTAATTGAATTCTTATCGACCACCTTCAGAGACTTGAGAGGTCCAGTCATCAATCAATATCATCTGTTGATGAGCGAGATCAAGCAAGGATGAAAAATGGACTGGATCATTTGACAATTCCAAACGATGGGACAGATGTTTGGGAAATAGATCCAAAACATTTGAAATATGGAACTCAAATTGCAGCTGCGTCATACGGTGAACTGTAAGTACATAGCGATCTAGAATTATGCATTTGTGTTAGTTTCACAGACATTTTCAGTAAGCGCatatataatttcaattttatttgaccAGTTCTTTAAATTAAATCAGATTTAAAGGTACATATTGTAGTCAGGAAGTAGCCATCAAAGTTCTTAAGGCTGAGCATGTAAGTTCAGAAATGCAGAAAGAGTTTGCTCAGGAAGTCTACATCATGAGGTATGTGTATTAAATTTGCTCATATTTATCAATTGTAGTCGACCTACTTGTTTATTGAGATAGTATTTTGCATGTTTTAATAATGTCAAAAAGTATGCTTATTAAGATGGCaaaattatctaaaaaaatGGCACAAATCATTTCTAGTAAGGTCAAAGGTGGATGAGCTACAAGCCTACAAGAACATATAATATCTGCATTCTTATCTAGTTTCTTGGTTCTAGTCATCATATGTTGAACTTTTAATGTAGCTGGCTTATTcactaatttttccttttttaggAGGGaaatttttacaaaattcaaattggttttagttgtgttttcattttaaaaaagtatGCATATATAAACTTGCTGATGGAACTTGCAGAAAGGTTCGACACAAGAATGTTGTGCAATTCATGGGAGCATGTACCAAGCCCCCACGCTTATGCATAGTTACAGGTGAAATCCGGTGAAATGCATTATGAAGTATAATAATTGAATAGACGTGATCTTAAATACTATTTAGCAACGGTTATCCCCATTATAAGCattgttttcttttaaaatgTCAGAGTTTATGTCTGGTGGAAGTGTGTATGACTACCTACATAAGCAGAAAGGGTTTTTCAAATTTCCTACCCTGCTCAAAGTTGCAATTGATGTTTCTAAAGGAATGAACTACTTGCACCAACATAACATAATCCATAGAGACTTGAAGACTGCCAATCTTTTGATGGATGAAAATGGTGTATGTTTCCTCTAATTTTATATATGGTCTGATCCAATACAATACTACTTAGTTTGATCTCGaccctctctctctcacacacacacaggACACAACACACCATATGCATGGATAATCATGTTGAATAACATAAATCAGGTTATAGAAATGAAAGTTGTATGTGTTCCATCACAGGTTGTAAAGGTCGCCGATTTTGGGGTTGCTAGAGTGAAAACTCAGTCCGGAGTTATGACAGCAGAAACTGGGACATATCGTTGGATGGCTCCTGAGGTAAACTTCTCATAGTATTATCATTAGGTTGTTCTAATAATTTACATGATCTTGCTGGCCTTTTCAAGGCCTGTTGTCTTTTGAGGATTAGttgttttatacttttattcTTAATAAAAGTTAAGTGGTTATGTTtattaatttgatgatttttaaTAGTTTTGTCCTTCTAGAAAtataaaacaaatgaaaatgttGACATTACTCATGACTCATGAGCCACTTAGGTTCCAGACATGTTCTCATATCGACTTTAGCAAAGTATACTGCCAATCATCTTATTATGTACAGTAAACATTGTTCTGAAGTGTTCAGTTTTGACTTTCTTTGTTATCTTTTCCCTGTTCAACTCAATCTCGCACACCTAAGTTGACCCCTAACTATCAACATCTTGCGTGTTGTGCGATAAAATTGTATTTCTGCGTATAGTGTGGGTTAAAAGATTACTGCAGCATTATATTTATACTATCGAATAACGAATGTGTTCCAATTATTAGTAGAAAAAATATAGGGTAAAATTATAGTATTAACTCTTTTAATATCTAGTAGCTGTAGTTTGATAAGCTGAAATGTTTGTTCATTGCTGGTTTTAATGGAAAACTGGGAGGTTTGACAAACCCATGCCCTGAATGTCAGTATTTGCCgactaaaatatgtttttctatcggcttttcttctctttaaatattttctgGTGGCGAAGGTAGATGAGAGAGATTATTTATCCTGTAGTATTTTCTTACCATGATTACTCTGTATTGAAGGTTATAGAACACAAGCCATATGATCACAAGGCAGATGTATTTAGTTTTGGAGTTGTTTTATGGGAGTTGCTCACTGGGAAGGTATAGCTTATTTGTACTGCTAGTG from Trifolium pratense cultivar HEN17-A07 linkage group LG1, ARS_RC_1.1, whole genome shotgun sequence includes these protein-coding regions:
- the LOC123924492 gene encoding serine/threonine-protein kinase STY46-like; this encodes MVTVAMEDNETCGSGVHHRTSSSSSIPGQTRHHRQKLEVYNEILRRLNDSGNEEAMQPGFSDQLWAHFNRLPSRYALDVNVERAEDVLMHKRLLHLAHDPANRPQIEIRLVQLHSSSDENTPDTFQSYAPGEDSVQSSLKYSSRQGIHPPPAFGSSPNLEALALEENDSNDLEEERSLHDSRPMHEITFSTDDKPKLLSQLTALLAEVGLNIQEAHAFSTNDGYSLDVFVVEGWPYEETEKLKETLEKEVLKIERLERSSHQSISSVDERDQARMKNGLDHLTIPNDGTDVWEIDPKHLKYGTQIAAASYGELFKGTYCSQEVAIKVLKAEHVSSEMQKEFAQEVYIMRKVRHKNVVQFMGACTKPPRLCIVTEFMSGGSVYDYLHKQKGFFKFPTLLKVAIDVSKGMNYLHQHNIIHRDLKTANLLMDENGVVKVADFGVARVKTQSGVMTAETGTYRWMAPEVIEHKPYDHKADVFSFGVVLWELLTGKLPYEYLTPLQAAIGVVQKGLRPTIPKGTNTKFVQILETSWQQDPTLRPDFSEIIEILQQLAKEVGDEGEGRKDKSGGFLSVLRRGHH